A stretch of the uncultured Cohaesibacter sp. genome encodes the following:
- the glp gene encoding gephyrin-like molybdotransferase Glp encodes MALGKTAKTGSGLMPLEEAQATILSSISPVSGTEQVALNHALDRVLAENVSAAVNMPPWDNSAMDGYAVRSDLLASQGSICLPVLQRIPAGQVGEPMAEESAARIFTGAAVPEGADAVVMQEKCVVEEGFVHFDGPVKVGNNIRRTGESVARGVTILEAGMKIGPAHIGLAASVGVASMSVVRRLKVAVLSTGDELRNPGEALGPGQIYNSNHAALVALLSRMPCEIVDLGSVPDDPESTRKALDQAAREADLVLTSGGVSVGEEDHVKDAVQALGSLDLWKLNIKPGKPLAFGWLGETPFVGLPGNPVSAYVTFLLVCVPLIRKMQGRSDLLPAPAKIALGYDQGKISMRRDFIRVQVADTGEGAQELVPFASQGSAVMASIFWADGLAALPDGVLSQKGDLVEYYSFDRLLG; translated from the coding sequence ATGGCTCTGGGAAAGACCGCAAAGACTGGTTCAGGCTTGATGCCTCTGGAAGAGGCGCAGGCGACAATTCTCTCGTCCATCAGCCCTGTGTCGGGCACTGAGCAGGTTGCGCTTAACCATGCGCTTGACCGGGTGTTGGCGGAGAATGTCTCTGCTGCTGTGAATATGCCGCCATGGGACAATAGCGCGATGGATGGCTATGCGGTGCGCAGTGACTTGCTGGCCTCCCAAGGGTCGATTTGTCTGCCCGTCCTCCAGCGCATTCCGGCTGGACAGGTGGGGGAGCCGATGGCCGAGGAATCCGCTGCCCGCATTTTCACCGGTGCGGCGGTGCCTGAGGGCGCGGATGCTGTTGTGATGCAGGAAAAATGTGTTGTTGAGGAAGGGTTTGTCCATTTTGACGGGCCGGTCAAGGTAGGCAACAACATTCGTCGCACGGGCGAAAGCGTTGCCCGGGGCGTGACGATCCTTGAGGCAGGCATGAAGATCGGTCCGGCCCATATCGGGCTGGCTGCTTCGGTTGGCGTGGCGTCGATGTCGGTGGTCCGCCGTCTGAAGGTGGCTGTATTGTCGACCGGCGATGAATTGCGCAATCCCGGCGAAGCTCTGGGGCCGGGGCAGATTTACAATTCCAACCATGCGGCTTTGGTCGCTCTGTTGAGCCGGATGCCGTGCGAGATTGTCGATCTGGGGAGTGTGCCGGATGACCCGGAGAGCACGCGCAAGGCACTTGATCAGGCGGCCAGAGAAGCCGATCTGGTGCTCACATCGGGCGGTGTGTCTGTGGGCGAGGAAGATCACGTCAAGGACGCGGTGCAGGCCCTCGGCTCCCTTGATTTATGGAAGCTGAATATCAAACCGGGCAAGCCGTTGGCCTTTGGCTGGCTGGGGGAGACGCCGTTTGTCGGACTGCCGGGCAATCCGGTCTCGGCCTATGTGACGTTCCTGCTCGTTTGTGTGCCGCTGATCCGCAAGATGCAGGGCCGGTCGGATCTTTTGCCAGCACCGGCCAAGATTGCCTTGGGCTATGATCAGGGCAAGATCAGCATGCGGCGGGACTTTATCCGTGTGCAGGTGGCGGACACTGGCGAGGGAGCGCAGGAACTGGTGCCGTTTGCCAGTCAGGGTTCGGCGGTCATGGCCAGTATTTTTTGGGCCGATGGGCTGGCGGCTCTACCGGACGGGGTCCTGTCGCAAAAAGGGGATCTGGTTGAATATTATTCCTTTGATCGGCTGCTTGGCTGA
- a CDS encoding sirohydrochlorin chelatase, with protein sequence MPKHGIMICGHGSRAKSAEEEFSLLAKGIRKRYPDLPVEYGFLEYSAPNIHMGLDALIEAGVTEITAVPGMLFAATHAKNDIPSVLTTYQEKHPGVTIKYGRELALHPQMIEAFKSRILEALGKDHVHTGDLYDTMLVVVGRGTSDTMANAEAARLTRIVSEDLGFGWSETVYSGVTYPSVGRGLEMALKLGFKKVVVAPYFLFTGRLIDRIYNYVDKVAAANPDVTFHKAHYLKDQDHVIDTFAERIEEARSGKLTETYDLMGSFKERLARGEVQVHHHHAEFTDPDDDEAKGGHSHDHGHDHEHSHDHGHSHDHGHSHDHGHSHDHGHSHDHGHGHSHDHGHGHSHGIYKHIAHPHGPRTMIDEGVCCCFMSQFPQEVIDDERAKRKKG encoded by the coding sequence ATGCCAAAACATGGTATCATGATTTGCGGCCACGGCAGCCGCGCCAAATCAGCAGAAGAAGAATTCAGTCTCCTCGCCAAAGGCATCCGCAAACGCTATCCCGATCTCCCGGTCGAATATGGCTTTCTGGAATATTCAGCGCCCAACATTCATATGGGACTTGATGCGCTGATCGAGGCAGGTGTCACCGAAATCACCGCCGTACCCGGCATGCTGTTTGCCGCAACCCACGCGAAAAACGATATCCCGTCCGTGCTGACCACCTATCAGGAAAAGCATCCCGGCGTTACGATCAAATATGGTCGTGAACTGGCGCTGCATCCACAAATGATCGAAGCCTTCAAGTCCCGTATTCTTGAAGCGCTCGGCAAGGATCATGTCCATACCGGCGACCTCTATGACACCATGCTGGTGGTTGTTGGTCGCGGCACGTCGGATACCATGGCCAATGCCGAAGCGGCCCGTCTGACCCGCATCGTGTCAGAAGATTTGGGCTTTGGCTGGTCCGAAACCGTCTATTCCGGCGTCACCTACCCCTCCGTCGGGCGCGGCTTGGAAATGGCATTGAAACTCGGCTTCAAGAAGGTCGTCGTTGCGCCTTACTTCCTGTTTACCGGCCGTCTGATCGACCGCATCTACAATTATGTCGACAAGGTCGCAGCCGCCAATCCGGATGTTACCTTCCACAAGGCTCACTATCTGAAAGATCAGGATCACGTCATCGACACCTTTGCCGAGCGGATCGAAGAGGCCCGCAGCGGCAAGCTGACCGAAACCTACGATCTGATGGGATCCTTCAAGGAACGTTTGGCGCGCGGTGAAGTGCAAGTGCATCACCATCATGCCGAATTCACCGATCCCGATGATGACGAAGCCAAGGGCGGCCATTCTCACGACCACGGACATGACCACGAGCATTCTCATGATCATGGACATTCTCATGACCACGGGCACTCTCATGACCATGGGCACTCTCATGACCATGGACATTCCCATGATCACGGACATGGCCATTCTCACGATCATGGGCACGGCCACAGCCACGGCATCTACAAGCATATCGCCCATCCCCATGGGCCACGCACCATGATCGATGAAGGCGTCTGCTGCTGCTTCATGAGCCAGTTCCCGCAAGAGGTCATCGACGATGAACGCGCAAAACGCAAAAAGGGCTAA
- a CDS encoding dihydrodipicolinate synthase family protein codes for MASNIFSGTMPALMTPCKADRTPDFDALVKKGKEMIEAGMSALVYCGSMGDWPLLSDAQRMEGVERLVKAGLPVVVGTGAINTQSAVAHAAHAQKVGAAGLMVIPRVLSRGPSPTAQKNHFKAILEAAPDIPSIIYNSPYYGFATKADLFFALRAEHSNLIGFKEFGGPADLRYAAENITAQDDQVTLMVGVDTAVYHGIVNCGATGSITGIGTALPKEVLLLASLSKKAAEGHAEARQRALELTEAIEVLSSFDEGPDLVLYYKYLLVLNGEEEYRLHFNESDALSDAQANYCEQQYTLFRTWFADWVKQGGIIKECM; via the coding sequence ATGGCTTCCAACATTTTCAGCGGCACGATGCCCGCCTTGATGACCCCCTGCAAAGCAGATCGCACACCGGACTTTGATGCACTGGTGAAAAAGGGCAAAGAAATGATCGAGGCTGGCATGTCCGCGCTCGTCTATTGCGGGTCGATGGGCGATTGGCCGTTGCTCAGTGACGCACAACGCATGGAAGGCGTCGAACGTCTGGTCAAGGCAGGCCTGCCCGTTGTGGTCGGCACAGGCGCCATCAATACCCAGTCCGCCGTCGCCCATGCAGCACACGCTCAGAAAGTGGGCGCAGCCGGATTGATGGTCATCCCTCGCGTTTTGTCGCGCGGGCCGTCCCCAACCGCCCAGAAAAACCATTTCAAGGCCATTCTGGAAGCCGCCCCGGACATTCCATCGATCATCTATAACAGCCCCTATTATGGCTTTGCCACCAAGGCCGATCTGTTCTTTGCCTTGCGCGCCGAGCATTCCAACCTGATCGGCTTCAAAGAATTTGGCGGGCCGGCCGATCTGCGCTATGCGGCAGAGAATATCACGGCTCAGGATGATCAGGTCACGTTGATGGTCGGCGTTGATACCGCTGTCTATCATGGCATCGTCAATTGCGGCGCCACCGGCTCCATCACCGGCATCGGCACTGCCCTGCCCAAGGAGGTCCTCCTGCTCGCCAGCCTGTCGAAAAAGGCCGCCGAAGGCCATGCAGAAGCCCGCCAGCGGGCGCTGGAACTGACCGAAGCCATAGAGGTTCTGTCCAGCTTTGACGAAGGCCCGGACCTCGTCCTTTATTACAAATACCTGCTGGTGCTGAATGGTGAAGAAGAATATCGTCTGCATTTCAACGAAAGTGACGCTCTGAGCGACGCGCAAGCCAACTATTGTGAACAGCAATATACCCTGTTCCGCACCTGGTTTGCCGACTGGGTCAAGCAAGGCGGAATCATCAAGGAATGCATGTAA
- a CDS encoding SDR family NAD(P)-dependent oxidoreductase — protein sequence MMAHKAIKKGNVALVTGSASGIGLAAAHRFGAAGMKVLVTDLPGETLETAVEQLRAASIDATALAVDVTDRDQIARAKEKADQMGQISVVMSNAGREGGGNLLAGEDVWRRTLETNLWGAIHISQLLLPDLIAGQDPAAIIFTGSKQGITLPPGDTAYNVSKAALRALSESVSHDLVKQTAGRVTAHLLIPGFTFTGFTRANGITEKPQAAWTAEQVADFMMQGLDQGDFYILCPDNDVERPTDEKRMRWGIGDIIENRPALSRWHPDFADAFDAYMKSDD from the coding sequence ATTATGGCGCATAAAGCGATCAAAAAGGGAAATGTGGCACTCGTGACAGGCAGCGCCAGCGGCATTGGATTGGCAGCGGCCCATCGCTTTGGCGCAGCCGGAATGAAAGTGCTGGTCACCGATTTGCCGGGGGAAACCCTTGAAACCGCCGTCGAGCAGCTCAGGGCCGCAAGCATAGATGCAACCGCTCTGGCGGTCGATGTCACGGATCGCGACCAGATCGCCCGCGCCAAGGAAAAGGCGGACCAAATGGGTCAGATTTCCGTCGTCATGTCGAATGCAGGCCGCGAAGGGGGCGGCAACCTCTTGGCCGGGGAGGATGTCTGGCGCCGCACGTTGGAAACCAATCTCTGGGGTGCCATTCATATCTCGCAATTGCTTCTTCCCGATCTGATCGCCGGACAAGATCCGGCGGCCATCATTTTCACCGGCTCCAAGCAAGGGATCACCCTGCCGCCTGGCGACACAGCCTACAATGTCTCAAAGGCCGCTCTGCGCGCCCTGTCGGAATCCGTGTCCCACGATCTGGTGAAGCAAACGGCGGGCCGTGTCACCGCGCATCTGCTCATCCCCGGTTTTACCTTCACAGGCTTCACCCGGGCAAATGGCATCACGGAAAAGCCCCAAGCAGCATGGACGGCCGAGCAGGTCGCCGATTTCATGATGCAAGGGTTGGATCAGGGAGATTTCTACATTCTCTGCCCGGACAATGATGTCGAGCGTCCAACGGACGAGAAGCGCATGCGCTGGGGGATTGGCGACATCATCGAGAACCGCCCCGCCCTGTCCCGCTGGCACCCCGACTTTGCCGATGCCTTCGACGCCTACATGAAATCCGATGACTGA
- a CDS encoding methyl-accepting chemotaxis protein, giving the protein MSWFYGAYDSGKTFMTDPYSWDMGGKTVVGVSIGAPIKDGNKTVGVAGTDLILTRLSDMLAKVKPLGTGAVHLLSQSGKWIAHPDGSLLGKDWSEGRSQTDLAHKADLLAAVKNGRPFEYEGYSNSLGEDVIRIVTPIELGDTGKKLALIVSVPTATLGVASKEITLSVILAGIALILAVAGALYLVGQSIIRKPMAVTIDSIRSLINRDYGVKLHYLDRKDEIGQINQSLEVFRDSAQRAEQLGAEQEREQKEQIKRAEMVNQLAIDFDKQVTTLLDTVSGSVSSLNQTSQNLSNGANTTSTRSNAVAAASEQASANVETVAAAAEELFASGNEIDRQVSQSNQIATSAVAQARQTNEKIQGLSTVANRIGEVVRLITDIAEQTNLLALNATIEAARAGEAGKGFAVVAAEVKGLANQTSRATDEISQQIQAVQLETDGAVDAIKTITETIEQMNQIASEISESVQQQNYANQEIARNIQEASVGTKEVSTNISSVSAAAIETGEAAQHVNEAAAELQREASNLRNGVQGFLGEVRRIAGAR; this is encoded by the coding sequence ATGTCTTGGTTCTATGGTGCCTATGACAGCGGCAAGACCTTTATGACCGATCCCTACAGCTGGGACATGGGCGGCAAGACCGTGGTTGGCGTCTCCATCGGCGCACCGATCAAAGACGGCAACAAAACCGTTGGCGTTGCGGGCACCGACCTTATTCTGACCCGTCTGTCCGACATGCTGGCCAAGGTCAAGCCTCTGGGCACGGGCGCGGTGCATCTGCTCTCCCAATCAGGCAAATGGATTGCCCATCCTGACGGTTCCCTGCTTGGCAAGGACTGGAGCGAGGGCCGCTCGCAAACAGATCTCGCCCATAAGGCCGATCTGCTCGCAGCCGTCAAAAATGGTCGCCCATTCGAATATGAAGGCTATTCCAACAGCCTCGGCGAAGATGTCATCCGCATCGTCACGCCGATTGAACTAGGTGACACAGGCAAGAAACTGGCCCTGATCGTCAGTGTTCCAACCGCCACGCTTGGAGTTGCCAGCAAGGAGATCACTCTGTCGGTGATTTTGGCAGGTATTGCGCTGATTTTGGCGGTGGCCGGTGCCCTTTATCTGGTTGGACAGTCGATCATCCGCAAACCGATGGCCGTCACCATCGACAGCATTCGCTCCCTGATCAATCGTGATTATGGCGTCAAGTTGCATTATCTTGATCGCAAGGATGAAATCGGCCAGATCAATCAGTCTTTGGAAGTGTTCCGCGACAGCGCCCAGCGCGCCGAGCAACTCGGAGCCGAGCAGGAACGCGAACAGAAAGAACAAATCAAACGGGCCGAGATGGTCAATCAGTTGGCCATCGATTTCGACAAGCAGGTCACCACATTGCTTGACACGGTTTCCGGTTCTGTCAGCAGCCTCAACCAGACTTCGCAAAACTTGTCCAACGGCGCAAACACGACCTCGACTCGCTCCAACGCAGTTGCTGCCGCCTCTGAACAGGCGTCCGCCAACGTCGAAACCGTCGCAGCGGCCGCCGAAGAACTCTTCGCCTCGGGTAACGAAATCGATCGGCAAGTGTCACAATCCAATCAGATTGCGACCAGCGCGGTCGCGCAAGCCCGCCAGACCAACGAAAAGATTCAGGGCCTGTCCACTGTTGCCAACCGCATCGGAGAGGTGGTCCGCCTGATCACTGACATTGCCGAACAGACCAACCTTCTGGCTCTGAACGCAACAATCGAAGCGGCTCGCGCCGGAGAAGCCGGCAAGGGCTTTGCCGTGGTAGCCGCCGAAGTGAAGGGACTGGCGAACCAGACATCACGGGCAACCGACGAAATTTCCCAGCAGATTCAGGCCGTTCAGTTGGAAACAGATGGCGCCGTCGACGCCATCAAGACTATCACTGAGACAATTGAACAGATGAATCAGATCGCTTCGGAAATCTCTGAATCGGTGCAGCAGCAGAATTACGCCAATCAGGAAATCGCCCGCAACATTCAGGAAGCCTCGGTTGGGACCAAGGAAGTGTCGACCAACATTTCCAGTGTGTCCGCAGCGGCCATTGAGACCGGCGAAGCGGCCCAACATGTCAACGAGGCAGCCGCAGAGCTGCAACGCGAAGCCTCCAATCTGCGCAACGGTGTTCAGGGTTTCCTTGGGGAAGTCCGCAGGATTGCCGGCGCGCGCTGA
- a CDS encoding secondary thiamine-phosphate synthase enzyme YjbQ: MPAPTNTQFDVVHDSLSFQTGGKSVRIITRPVAEWLSTIGAISGTVTLFIQHTSASLTIQENADPTVQDDLLTYLEDIAPQDRPYIHSYEGPDDMPAHLKTALTSVSETIPVDRGQMLLGQWQGIYLIEHRAHRHRRDIRLCFTGQRRSQSL, from the coding sequence ATGCCAGCTCCCACCAACACCCAATTCGATGTGGTCCATGACAGCCTGTCCTTCCAGACCGGCGGCAAGAGCGTGAGGATCATCACCCGTCCGGTGGCAGAATGGCTGTCAACCATCGGAGCCATCTCCGGCACGGTAACGCTTTTTATCCAGCACACCTCGGCCTCCCTCACCATTCAGGAAAATGCCGATCCGACCGTGCAGGATGACCTGCTCACCTATCTTGAAGACATCGCGCCACAGGATCGCCCTTATATCCATTCCTATGAAGGGCCGGACGACATGCCCGCCCATCTGAAAACCGCACTGACATCGGTCAGCGAAACCATACCCGTTGATCGCGGCCAGATGTTACTGGGCCAATGGCAGGGCATCTATCTGATTGAGCATCGCGCTCATCGTCACCGGCGCGACATAAGGCTTTGTTTCACCGGACAGCGCCGCTCCCAGAGCCTTTGA
- the mgrA gene encoding L-glyceraldehyde 3-phosphate reductase, with protein sequence MPYQAAADRYQTNMHYRRCGRSGIDLPAISLGLWQNFGGEDVFETGRAILRRAFDRGVTHFDLANNYGPPYGSAEENFGRVMASDFAPYRDEMIISTKAGWDMWPGPYGDIGGSRKYLIASLDQSLKRMGLDYVDIFYSHRVDPTTPLEETMGALAHLHRQGKALYVGISSYSPELTRKAAAILAEERVPLFIHQPNYSMFNRWIEDGLLDTLEALGTGCIAFSPLAQGMLTNKYLGGIPEDARATRGGSFDPNSLTDDVISRIRALNAIAERRGQTLAQMAIAWTLRDPRVTSSLIGARTVDQLENSLCALDNLDFTADELAEIDPFAHDGNTDLWKESTAL encoded by the coding sequence ATGCCCTATCAAGCAGCAGCTGACCGCTATCAAACCAACATGCACTATCGCCGATGTGGGCGCAGTGGCATCGATCTGCCTGCCATTTCTTTGGGCTTGTGGCAGAATTTCGGTGGCGAGGATGTTTTTGAAACAGGGCGCGCCATTCTACGCCGTGCCTTTGATCGGGGTGTGACACATTTTGATCTGGCCAACAATTATGGTCCTCCCTATGGCTCGGCGGAGGAAAATTTCGGTCGCGTCATGGCCAGTGACTTTGCGCCTTATCGCGATGAGATGATCATTTCCACCAAGGCGGGCTGGGACATGTGGCCCGGACCTTATGGCGACATTGGCGGCAGTCGCAAATATCTGATTGCCAGCCTCGATCAGTCGCTCAAGCGGATGGGGCTGGACTATGTCGATATCTTCTATTCGCACCGGGTTGATCCAACCACACCGCTTGAGGAAACCATGGGGGCGCTCGCCCATCTGCACAGACAGGGCAAGGCGCTCTATGTGGGTATTTCGAGCTACTCGCCGGAATTGACGCGCAAGGCAGCCGCCATTCTGGCCGAAGAGCGTGTGCCGCTCTTCATTCATCAGCCGAATTACTCGATGTTTAACCGCTGGATCGAAGATGGTCTGCTCGACACGCTCGAAGCGCTCGGCACCGGTTGTATCGCCTTCTCGCCGCTGGCACAGGGCATGCTGACCAACAAGTATCTCGGCGGCATCCCTGAAGACGCACGGGCAACCCGAGGTGGTTCCTTTGATCCCAATAGCCTGACCGATGATGTCATCAGCCGGATCCGCGCCCTCAATGCCATTGCTGAACGCCGTGGGCAGACGCTGGCGCAGATGGCCATTGCCTGGACCCTGCGTGATCCACGAGTCACTTCTTCGCTGATTGGTGCTCGCACCGTCGATCAGTTGGAAAATTCTCTTTGTGCCCTTGATAATCTGGACTTCACGGCGGACGAGCTGGCAGAGATTGATCCGTTCGCTCATGATGGCAACACGGATCTGTGGAAGGAGTCGACAGCGCTTTAA
- a CDS encoding proline racemase family protein, with the protein MHVIDSHTGGEPTRVIIDGGPDLGSGPLSERVRRLARDHQAFCNAIMMEPRGQPAMVGALLVEPTDRDCVTGVIYFDAGAVLGMCGHGTIGLVVTLAHLGRINFGTHRIETPAGIVEATLSDHHTVTVHNVESRRVASQVSIELDDLGRITGDIAYGGNWFYIIDPSPIPVDPSNLRTLTDTAIRIRQAINDRQLAQQTGIIIDHVIFQGPSPHPDMHSRNFVLCPDDTYDRSPCGTGSSARLACLAADDLLAPGEIIQQESIIGSRYQLSYQPGQQGGILPQITGQAYIMAETKLIFDASDPFRDGIIL; encoded by the coding sequence ATGCATGTAATTGACAGCCATACGGGTGGAGAGCCGACGCGGGTGATCATTGATGGCGGTCCGGATCTTGGGTCAGGGCCGTTGTCGGAACGCGTCCGGCGATTGGCCAGAGACCATCAGGCCTTCTGTAACGCGATCATGATGGAGCCGCGCGGCCAACCCGCGATGGTTGGGGCCTTGTTGGTTGAGCCCACCGATCGCGACTGCGTTACCGGTGTGATCTATTTCGATGCTGGCGCAGTGCTGGGCATGTGCGGCCATGGCACCATTGGACTGGTGGTAACATTGGCGCATCTGGGTCGGATCAACTTCGGCACCCACCGGATCGAAACCCCCGCAGGCATTGTCGAGGCGACCCTGTCAGACCACCACACCGTCACGGTGCACAACGTTGAAAGCCGCCGTGTGGCCAGTCAGGTCAGCATAGAACTGGATGATTTGGGCAGGATCACCGGGGATATCGCTTATGGTGGCAACTGGTTCTATATCATCGATCCAAGCCCCATCCCCGTGGACCCTTCCAACTTGCGCACCCTCACGGACACCGCCATCAGGATCCGTCAAGCGATCAATGACCGCCAGCTGGCGCAGCAGACCGGCATTATCATTGATCACGTGATCTTTCAGGGCCCTTCACCACATCCAGACATGCATAGCAGGAATTTTGTCCTGTGCCCCGACGACACCTATGACCGGTCTCCGTGCGGCACAGGCAGCTCTGCGCGGCTTGCCTGTCTTGCCGCCGACGACCTTTTGGCTCCGGGTGAAATCATCCAGCAAGAAAGCATCATCGGCTCACGTTACCAGCTCTCCTACCAGCCCGGCCAACAGGGAGGCATCCTCCCGCAAATCACCGGGCAGGCCTATATCATGGCCGAAACAAAGCTGATTTTTGACGCCTCGGACCCATTCCGCGATGGGATCATTCTCTAG
- a CDS encoding dihydroxyacetone kinase subunit L, whose amino-acid sequence MKSIEPALVVGLFDRFASRFEAERDALIALDGKVGDSDLGLTMSKAFVAARDRVHDLEQPGLGDLMKQAGAAISKAAPSTMGTLMATGFLRGGKALGDAQMLDVAGLAAFWRAYADGVAQRGKAQLGDKTVLDVLDPIATAFEEQAAAGAELEGAGQVVAKAAADALEATKQMVAQHGKAAAFQEKTVGLQDAGGTVASILAEELCLFLNERAAL is encoded by the coding sequence ATGAAATCCATCGAACCCGCACTGGTTGTCGGTTTGTTTGACCGGTTTGCCAGCCGCTTTGAAGCCGAACGGGATGCGCTGATTGCACTGGACGGCAAGGTTGGTGACAGTGATCTGGGGTTGACCATGTCCAAAGCCTTCGTGGCTGCTCGCGACAGGGTGCATGACCTTGAACAGCCCGGTCTTGGCGATCTCATGAAACAGGCCGGTGCTGCCATCTCCAAAGCGGCTCCGTCTACCATGGGCACCTTGATGGCCACGGGTTTCTTGCGTGGTGGCAAGGCGCTTGGTGATGCCCAGATGCTTGATGTCGCTGGTCTTGCGGCTTTCTGGCGGGCCTATGCCGATGGGGTGGCCCAGCGTGGCAAGGCCCAGTTGGGAGACAAGACTGTCCTTGACGTTCTGGATCCCATTGCCACGGCCTTTGAAGAACAGGCCGCTGCAGGTGCGGAGCTGGAGGGTGCCGGACAAGTGGTGGCCAAGGCTGCCGCCGATGCCCTAGAAGCGACCAAGCAGATGGTCGCCCAGCATGGCAAGGCTGCTGCGTTTCAGGAAAAAACGGTGGGCCTGCAGGATGCTGGCGGAACCGTCGCCAGCATCCTGGCGGAAGAGCTGTGTCTGTTCCTCAATGAAAGAGCTGCTCTTTAA
- a CDS encoding LysR family transcriptional regulator has product MRTFDRALLADLNVFVTIVRRQSMRQAAIELGVTTSALSHRLRKLETELGVKLLNRTSRSLRPTQAGALLASQLEVGLQAIDDALGTLSYHRDHPAGRLRLNALRDAASLLLRPVMPLYFKRFPDIHIDLAVDDHLVDIVEEGFDAGIRYGDRVPQDMIGVALTGPLDWVVIGSPELIARVGRPEQPQDLLDLPCIEMRVGDNSRYQWELGNGADLVRIDVRGPLCSNATDQAIDAALQGLGFAYCLENRVREELAEGRLELVMPEWRSEGPPFTIYYPSRRQVPPGMHELIDLIREDHGLTRLVTRTSK; this is encoded by the coding sequence ATGCGCACATTTGACCGGGCCCTTCTGGCCGATCTGAATGTCTTTGTCACCATCGTGCGGCGACAGAGCATGCGACAGGCCGCAATCGAATTGGGTGTGACGACTTCGGCGCTCAGTCACCGCCTGCGCAAGCTGGAAACCGAGCTTGGTGTCAAGCTTCTCAACCGGACAAGCCGTTCGCTCAGACCGACGCAAGCAGGGGCTTTGCTCGCGTCCCAGCTCGAGGTTGGCCTTCAGGCCATTGACGATGCGCTTGGCACGCTGTCATATCATCGCGACCACCCTGCCGGTCGATTGCGGCTGAATGCCCTGCGCGATGCGGCATCCCTGCTCTTAAGACCGGTGATGCCGCTTTATTTCAAGCGCTTTCCCGACATTCATATCGACCTTGCCGTTGACGACCATCTGGTGGATATCGTCGAAGAAGGGTTCGATGCAGGCATCCGCTACGGTGACCGGGTGCCGCAAGACATGATCGGCGTTGCCTTGACCGGGCCGCTCGATTGGGTGGTTATCGGTTCACCCGAGCTGATTGCCCGCGTCGGTCGTCCCGAACAGCCTCAGGATCTGCTTGATCTTCCCTGCATTGAAATGCGCGTGGGCGACAATAGCCGCTATCAGTGGGAGCTTGGCAATGGGGCCGATCTGGTGAGGATCGATGTGCGTGGTCCACTCTGCTCCAACGCGACCGATCAGGCCATCGATGCGGCGCTTCAGGGCCTTGGCTTTGCCTATTGTTTGGAAAACCGTGTTCGCGAAGAGCTTGCCGAGGGCCGATTGGAGCTTGTGATGCCAGAATGGCGCTCTGAAGGCCCTCCTTTCACCATCTATTATCCAAGCCGCCGACAGGTGCCACCGGGTATGCATGAATTGATTGATCTGATCCGTGAGGATCACGGCCTGACACGTCTTGTGACACGGACCAGCAAATAG